One segment of Ancylothrix sp. D3o DNA contains the following:
- a CDS encoding phage tail protein — protein MATKNNNSVQSGKLEKAKLISDESDTIEFMFNPTQLVFQQSVQLNPSDGARTESGLPKVSFGYPEPCTLSLSDILLDRYEEGTSVLDDLRKMIKAVNFAEKGDAKGKRPPIYIFTWGEQQYLRCFVESITYKLTMFLPNGLPVQAKIDMTLKEVDASVSQPNQKSVSANRQSDNRQNRLISGR, from the coding sequence ATGGCAACTAAAAATAATAACTCCGTGCAATCAGGAAAACTCGAAAAAGCCAAACTGATCTCTGATGAAAGCGACACCATCGAATTTATGTTCAACCCCACCCAGCTTGTTTTCCAACAATCTGTTCAATTAAACCCCAGCGATGGAGCCCGCACTGAGTCAGGATTACCAAAAGTCAGCTTTGGCTATCCAGAACCTTGCACCCTTAGTTTAAGCGATATTTTATTGGATAGGTATGAAGAAGGCACCAGCGTTTTAGACGATCTCAGAAAAATGATCAAAGCAGTAAACTTTGCAGAAAAAGGCGATGCAAAAGGCAAACGTCCGCCGATTTATATTTTTACTTGGGGTGAACAACAATACCTGCGTTGTTTTGTAGAAAGTATCACTTATAAACTCACCATGTTTTTGCCTAACGGACTGCCGGTGCAAGCCAAAATAGACATGACTCTCAAAGAAGTTGACGCATCTGTAAGTCAACCCAACCAAAAATCTGTTTCAGCCAACCGGCAATCAGATAACCGACAAAACCGCCTTATTTCTGGCCGGTAA
- a CDS encoding PstS family phosphate ABC transporter substrate-binding protein, whose amino-acid sequence MVKKIAEGLIKEGTARETSKIANKIAATQNKFLSGFLRFIPSKFQWVFAYLQENIKLETPDVGEIKDKALEKFKKLNQPDSEETSSEVEPTDNARGKNGLHNLQKKVYSKYPCTAGNPLNCQQNLTLQPETNNYCSQCQFPALLPPNSKIRGAQGVYQIESFLENRGLGRLYFATKISTKQPVILKEYLLPKLYFNQQETQQRKDLFIQMAGLNLADGRIQDFRLITPLEAIADPYQERCYLIAKTNPYNPPTLAKYLIEKGAFTGPQVRNFLDQCLQSLESLHGQNYRLPCGLIKKGLTHGNLNLNSILIAPKNQGFLIYLTDFALWENRFYPPLTEPAIITPSIDLKDLGYIAFYLLAGGTTNPEHNHPLHPSIDQDWPAINPALKSFILNLTGLGSITFESAEIARQNLLKISFPNDDTPLDPKPASKEETQTKKWLNPRFIALCSAGLLFLIFLSYLLTAKPTQKKAIASENPTCCLQDVLGIPAGEFTCTATKTGTWDYILTQPNLIAKNITFHQHLQGRLETILKENKKRFNFTYQPETTLQETINQIRTEKADFAIANLAVIESTYPASLYTEIGYQQFASDGLAVFVAFGYAKRENSIPRSLGGSISFENLRKIYTGKITNWKQLGGPDLPIKLYIPTEEEAVRFFEQRVLKDEATITAFRKLINESNLPEKSNKISFPQITPLATFATLRQVIRDFENDNIGSISFGTVSKVFGQCSVYPLALVEGNKEPVSPLVKDNLQPVTPETDLCNEKGAYSPNVEAFLSKTYPLAYPVVVLYPRDNRRKPAGEKFAEILNTIEMQSWLSKTGLVPMRKQPEKCDCKAKEE is encoded by the coding sequence ATGGTAAAAAAAATAGCCGAAGGATTAATAAAAGAAGGGACAGCCAGAGAAACCAGCAAAATCGCCAACAAAATAGCAGCAACCCAAAACAAATTTTTGAGCGGTTTCTTGCGTTTCATACCCTCTAAATTCCAGTGGGTGTTTGCTTACCTACAAGAAAACATTAAACTCGAAACCCCAGATGTAGGCGAAATCAAAGACAAAGCTCTTGAAAAATTTAAAAAACTAAACCAGCCGGACTCAGAAGAAACTTCCTCAGAAGTCGAACCCACAGACAACGCCAGAGGAAAAAACGGCCTCCACAACCTGCAAAAAAAAGTTTATTCAAAATACCCTTGTACCGCAGGAAACCCATTAAACTGTCAACAAAACCTTACACTCCAACCAGAAACAAATAACTATTGCTCGCAATGCCAATTTCCCGCCCTCTTGCCTCCAAACTCAAAAATTCGCGGCGCTCAAGGCGTTTATCAAATTGAATCTTTTTTAGAAAATCGAGGACTAGGACGGCTATATTTCGCCACAAAGATCTCAACCAAACAGCCGGTTATTCTCAAAGAATACTTGCTGCCAAAACTTTATTTTAACCAACAAGAAACTCAGCAGCGCAAAGACCTATTTATCCAAATGGCCGGCCTAAATTTAGCCGACGGCAGAATACAAGACTTTCGCCTGATCACCCCCCTAGAAGCCATCGCCGATCCCTATCAAGAACGCTGCTACTTAATAGCCAAAACCAACCCCTACAACCCCCCTACTCTCGCAAAATACCTCATAGAAAAAGGAGCCTTCACGGGCCCCCAAGTGCGGAATTTTTTAGACCAATGTTTGCAAAGTTTAGAAAGCCTACACGGGCAAAATTACCGCCTGCCTTGTGGTTTAATAAAAAAAGGATTAACACACGGAAACCTCAACCTTAACAGCATCCTCATAGCCCCAAAAAATCAAGGATTTCTGATTTACCTAACTGATTTTGCCCTCTGGGAAAACCGCTTTTATCCACCCCTAACAGAACCGGCCATCATCACCCCATCTATTGATTTAAAAGACTTAGGCTACATCGCCTTTTACTTATTAGCCGGTGGCACAACAAACCCCGAACATAACCACCCTCTCCACCCCAGCATAGACCAAGACTGGCCTGCCATTAACCCCGCACTAAAAAGCTTTATCCTCAACCTCACCGGCCTGGGTTCTATCACCTTTGAAAGCGCAGAAATTGCCCGTCAAAACCTGCTAAAAATCTCCTTTCCCAACGACGACACACCCCTAGATCCCAAACCGGCCTCAAAAGAAGAAACTCAAACAAAAAAATGGTTAAATCCCCGTTTTATTGCTCTATGTAGTGCCGGTTTATTGTTTTTAATCTTCCTCAGTTACCTATTGACAGCTAAACCCACCCAAAAAAAAGCAATTGCCAGCGAAAACCCCACCTGTTGCCTACAAGATGTCTTAGGAATTCCAGCAGGAGAATTCACTTGCACAGCCACAAAAACCGGCACCTGGGATTATATATTAACCCAGCCAAACTTAATAGCAAAAAACATCACTTTCCACCAACATTTGCAAGGCCGGCTGGAAACCATTCTCAAAGAAAACAAGAAAAGATTTAACTTCACCTACCAACCAGAAACCACCCTCCAAGAAACCATCAACCAAATTAGAACAGAAAAAGCTGATTTTGCCATAGCAAATTTAGCCGTTATTGAAAGCACATATCCCGCCTCTCTTTACACAGAAATTGGATATCAACAATTTGCCAGCGATGGTTTAGCAGTCTTTGTTGCTTTCGGCTATGCCAAAAGAGAAAACAGCATCCCCCGCAGCTTGGGAGGAAGCATTTCTTTTGAAAATTTGCGAAAAATTTACACCGGCAAAATCACCAACTGGAAACAATTAGGCGGCCCCGATTTACCCATCAAACTTTACATCCCAACAGAAGAAGAAGCAGTGCGATTTTTTGAGCAGCGCGTGCTAAAAGATGAAGCCACCATTACCGCTTTTAGGAAGTTGATCAACGAATCAAACCTGCCAGAAAAATCTAATAAAATCAGCTTTCCACAAATTACACCCCTCGCCACTTTTGCCACCCTCAGACAAGTAATTAGAGATTTTGAAAACGACAATATTGGCAGTATCTCTTTTGGCACTGTTAGCAAAGTTTTCGGCCAATGTTCTGTTTATCCGTTAGCACTGGTAGAAGGTAACAAAGAACCGGTTTCACCACTGGTAAAAGACAACTTACAGCCGGTGACTCCCGAAACAGATTTATGCAACGAAAAAGGCGCCTACTCCCCCAATGTTGAAGCATTTTTATCCAAAACTTACCCCTTAGCTTATCCGGTAGTGGTTCTCTACCCCAGAGACAACCGCCGCAAACCTGCCGGTGAAAAATTTGCAGAGATCCTAAACACAATTGAAATGCAGAGTTGGCTTTCAAAAACCGGCCTCGTACCCATGAGAAAACAGCCAGAAAAATGCGACTGCAAAGCTAAAGAGGAATAA
- a CDS encoding phage tail protein: protein MPAIDTSTNNLNYITANRFYVEIEESSYISACFSECTGLSAKVNYETYFEGGVNNQQRIVLGHTQFSEVTLKRGLTNDVVFWGWASRMLTKLEPSNGNAVNPQRRNINILLFNQAGETLQCWTLIGAVPVSWSAPSLQANANTVAIEELTLACEGLKVSVNTKPDGGGNSFGGGATLHTGRDAQSGGFFPSN, encoded by the coding sequence ATGCCGGCTATTGATACCAGCACTAACAACCTCAATTACATCACCGCCAATCGCTTTTATGTTGAAATTGAAGAATCAAGTTATATTAGCGCCTGCTTCAGCGAATGCACCGGCTTGAGTGCAAAAGTTAACTATGAAACTTACTTTGAAGGAGGCGTAAATAACCAGCAGCGAATTGTTTTAGGGCACACCCAATTTTCAGAAGTTACTCTCAAACGCGGTCTTACCAATGATGTAGTATTTTGGGGGTGGGCTAGTCGGATGTTAACTAAACTTGAACCCAGTAATGGAAACGCTGTTAATCCCCAGCGCCGTAATATTAATATTTTGCTATTTAACCAAGCCGGTGAAACCCTACAATGCTGGACATTAATAGGCGCGGTTCCTGTTAGTTGGTCAGCCCCTTCTTTACAAGCAAACGCCAACACAGTCGCTATTGAAGAATTAACTCTAGCCTGTGAAGGTTTAAAAGTTTCTGTGAACACGAAACCCGATGGAGGAGGTAACTCCTTTGGAGGCGGGGCCACTTTGCACACCGGACGCGATGCTCAATCTGGCGGTTTCTTCCCCAGTAATTAA
- a CDS encoding DUF4157 domain-containing protein, whose product MATGRQIQKKGQSKSTPTSGMFQPRPFAEPAQPESVTAPEQTQVEASQTGGNLLSRVTFSAPPPPIQPKLTIGEPNDKYEQEADTVAKQVMKKISTSASPDEGSGGGGDGSVQRQMFSKPLISRLTVQRREAIEGGEASSHLESRINQAKTGGRHLETPLRRKMEGAFGTDFSKVNIYNDSTADRLNRSLSARAFTTGNNIFFKRGEYNPNSSSGQELLAHELTHVVQQGGEIQRTPAIQREKIETKVFTEIIQWLTHKASSQENVALFSQFLSLKQEVQEEILCQINGDAYAPETPTSLAEFKPKLKLGKSSGKDVDWNLFAGRVNSFLHFRPEAIADKNSNVIDDNILEEFLAYLERKAEKQEHKDLINYIKELPRDTKEKAYLYLAKGKTNNSFETFDKKSIKGGWRSYIPFTGGGAKIDWEKISRTFIHASKDTSEEAQIFGGRTAGGLTPSVGIVRTGVNFVSDVTGLKNATDKQLSNEDRATGLADMAGFVISPVALASNLAKVQISENRMWAAHDLQKSKNEEISQTATVMKDIQSLNRSKAAIDSVKCGIKLFAPDAFLIGIAISVVFAIIKGVFAWKTMGVIRENLVDKMFGIEHIESKAREKLRNQALQSQGFATPQQCYEEYVAKMAIRLNKVGVLRQEGNLNEQKEASTMITDVMGLRLEPEKQIPNPPRIAEAMGW is encoded by the coding sequence ATGGCAACCGGACGGCAGATCCAGAAAAAAGGGCAATCGAAATCCACACCCACCTCTGGGATGTTCCAGCCGCGTCCTTTTGCCGAACCGGCTCAACCTGAATCAGTAACAGCACCAGAACAGACACAAGTTGAAGCGTCACAAACAGGCGGCAATCTTTTATCTCGCGTTACATTTTCTGCACCTCCACCACCGATTCAACCTAAACTCACTATTGGGGAACCTAACGATAAATACGAGCAAGAAGCGGATACAGTTGCCAAACAAGTTATGAAAAAAATCAGTACCAGCGCATCTCCTGATGAGGGATCGGGCGGTGGTGGTGATGGATCTGTGCAGCGTCAAATGTTCTCTAAACCTTTGATCAGCCGGTTGACGGTGCAACGGCGGGAGGCGATAGAAGGAGGAGAGGCTTCGTCCCATTTGGAAAGCAGGATTAACCAAGCCAAAACCGGCGGAAGGCACCTGGAAACACCACTTCGACGAAAGATGGAAGGAGCATTTGGTACTGACTTTAGCAAGGTGAATATCTATAACGATTCTACAGCCGACCGACTCAACCGTTCCCTGAGCGCTCGTGCCTTCACGACTGGCAACAACATCTTTTTTAAGCGCGGGGAATACAACCCAAATAGTTCGAGTGGGCAAGAATTATTAGCCCATGAACTCACTCATGTAGTGCAACAGGGGGGAGAAATTCAGCGAACACCAGCAATTCAGAGAGAAAAAATTGAAACCAAGGTTTTTACTGAGATTATTCAATGGCTGACGCATAAAGCTTCGTCTCAAGAGAACGTAGCCCTATTTTCTCAGTTTTTAAGTTTGAAACAAGAGGTACAGGAAGAAATTTTATGTCAAATTAATGGAGATGCTTACGCCCCAGAAACTCCCACCAGCCTAGCAGAATTTAAACCCAAATTAAAATTGGGAAAGTCTTCTGGAAAAGATGTAGATTGGAATTTATTTGCGGGTCGGGTAAACAGTTTCTTACACTTTAGACCTGAAGCAATTGCAGACAAAAATAGTAATGTAATTGATGATAATATTCTTGAAGAATTCCTTGCCTATCTCGAAAGGAAAGCAGAGAAACAAGAACATAAAGATTTAATAAATTACATTAAAGAATTGCCCAGGGATACAAAAGAAAAGGCTTATTTATATCTGGCCAAAGGTAAGACCAATAATAGTTTTGAAACCTTTGATAAAAAATCTATAAAAGGGGGATGGAGAAGCTATATTCCTTTCACAGGCGGAGGGGCGAAAATTGATTGGGAGAAAATCTCTCGAACTTTCATTCATGCTTCTAAAGATACGAGCGAGGAAGCGCAGATTTTTGGCGGTAGAACAGCCGGTGGTTTAACCCCCTCCGTAGGTATAGTGAGAACAGGAGTAAATTTTGTAAGTGATGTAACTGGTTTGAAAAATGCTACAGATAAACAGTTGAGCAATGAAGATAGAGCTACAGGCTTGGCAGATATGGCAGGTTTTGTAATAAGTCCGGTGGCTTTAGCTTCTAACCTGGCAAAAGTACAGATTAGCGAAAATAGAATGTGGGCGGCTCACGATCTGCAAAAGAGCAAAAATGAAGAAATATCTCAGACGGCCACAGTTATGAAAGATATTCAATCTTTGAATCGTTCAAAAGCAGCAATTGATTCGGTTAAGTGCGGAATAAAGCTATTCGCTCCCGATGCTTTTCTGATAGGCATAGCCATTAGCGTTGTGTTTGCAATTATCAAAGGGGTTTTTGCTTGGAAAACAATGGGAGTAATTAGAGAGAACTTAGTTGATAAAATGTTTGGAATTGAACATATTGAATCAAAAGCTAGAGAAAAATTACGGAACCAGGCTTTACAATCTCAAGGGTTTGCAACTCCCCAGCAATGTTATGAAGAGTATGTAGCAAAAATGGCAATAAGATTGAATAAAGTAGGAGTTTTACGCCAAGAAGGCAATCTTAATGAACAAAAAGAGGCGAGTACAATGATTACTGATGTGATGGGATTGCGTTTAGAGCCTGAAAAACAAATTCCGAATCCTCCCAGAATAGCAGAAGCAATGGGATGGTAA
- a CDS encoding pentapeptide repeat-containing protein — MKQKILITGLLLASTLPLPAQNPTQINQLLNSNSCQKCDLQGANLTGLSFSGANLAGAALLNANLSGVNLSNSKLIVANLNRANLNNANLNNTDLYGAILTGTDLRNATLINADLTNANLYLADLTGANLAGANLKSANLESAKLKDANLAGATITNAILCKATMPNGSISQQGCPKPPAAETPAPPAPSPPAPAPPPPNPPK, encoded by the coding sequence ATGAAACAGAAAATACTAATCACCGGCCTCCTGCTGGCCTCCACACTTCCCCTACCGGCACAAAACCCCACCCAAATTAACCAACTCCTCAACAGCAACTCTTGCCAAAAATGCGACTTGCAGGGAGCAAACCTCACCGGCCTTTCTTTCAGCGGTGCTAACCTGGCCGGTGCAGCCCTTTTAAACGCCAACCTTTCAGGAGTTAACCTCAGCAACTCTAAATTAATTGTCGCCAATTTAAACCGCGCCAACCTCAATAATGCTAATCTAAATAACACCGATTTATATGGAGCCATTCTCACCGGCACAGACCTAAGAAACGCCACCTTAATTAACGCCGACCTAACCAACGCCAACCTTTATTTAGCAGACTTAACAGGGGCAAACTTAGCCGGTGCAAACCTCAAAAGCGCCAACCTCGAAAGCGCCAAATTAAAAGACGCCAACCTCGCCGGTGCCACCATCACAAACGCCATTTTGTGCAAAGCAACCATGCCCAACGGTTCCATATCCCAGCAAGGTTGCCCCAAACCACCCGCCGCTGAAACACCGGCACCCCCAGCACCGTCACCCCCAGCACCGGCACCCCCGCCACCCAATCCACCAAAATAA
- a CDS encoding Nif11-like leader peptide family natural product precursor → MAREEVVRLFRSAQEDPALRERLNTAANPEMFVQMAKELGYDFTVEEWKQVTGFQVEEFKANLSEIPGL, encoded by the coding sequence ATGGCAAGGGAAGAAGTTGTTAGACTTTTCAGATCGGCTCAGGAAGATCCGGCTTTGAGAGAGCGGCTGAATACGGCGGCGAACCCGGAAATGTTTGTGCAGATGGCTAAGGAGCTTGGCTATGATTTTACGGTTGAGGAGTGGAAGCAGGTAACGGGTTTTCAGGTTGAGGAGTTTAAGGCAAATTTGTCGGAAATTCCTGGACTTTAA